Genomic segment of Mercurialis annua linkage group LG6, ddMerAnnu1.2, whole genome shotgun sequence:
GGAAGTAAAGGGTGAATTGGTAATCCGCGATATCCATCCAGTGAGCATAAATCTCCCATAACTCTATGCTTCGTTATGCTATCCCATGAATTTGGTACAATATCAGCACAAGTTGTACCATCATCAGGTGGAAGATCTGCATTATGGTAACATGGAAAAGCGACCATGCCTCGCAAAAATGACGCAACAAGTTCACCAGCAGCACTTATCATAAACACGGGCTGCCCAGCATATAGCGAACCATCATCAACAAGTTTTCCAAACGTAGTGTCGCTAATGCCTTTAACCTTTAAAAGCATAACATCCCATTGTGGTTTTTGATATACCAACTCAGCTTCATGAAAAATACCATTTTCATCTAATCTACGAGCAGAAATGACAAGTGAGGGCTTACCTTGACATTTTTGAAAAGGCTGAGCACAGGTCATAACGAGGCCAGTACCATCTATGCTAAAACCAGAACAAAATGCTGTTT
This window contains:
- the LOC126654012 gene encoding uncharacterized protein LOC126654012 → MDKLYTTGKHIIWIVKFEFMEYVDTLETAFCSGFSIDGTGLVMTCAQPFQKCQGKPSLVISARRLDENGIFHEAELVYQKPQWDVMLLKVKGISDTTFGKLVDDGSLYAGQPVFMISAAGELVASFLRGMVAFPCYHNADLPPDDGTTCADIVPNSWDSITKHRVMGDLCSLDGYRGLPIHPLLPIIQINSSIHAGSSHGCPIFNLMGEIVGMIIGLSDVVIGIHVSALRQVVQELEEKKNVISSATDPKP